The following are encoded in a window of Geobacter metallireducens GS-15 genomic DNA:
- a CDS encoding helix-turn-helix transcriptional regulator → MQKGKPAKKYSQAGRVHDLIRLIEARHGVTLDEMAEETGVDRRTVHRDLNVIHEAGYPLISEWLNGRKAYRFLTRFKDVPPITFTLQELMALSFFRSQLSFLDGTPFREDLDAVFRKINSVLPPRYAAHMERIADVSLPLLQGRRDYAPVAGHLESLRDALIYQYRVRLSYRGAGKGRASTYEVDPYTLVFYKGGLYLVGYAHNRQALRTFAAERITGVEVRKERFEIPADYRPEERLRGAFGIVEEEPLEVMIRFSPGVAHAVRGRVWHPSQTERSGADGSLVLSFTAGGKMEIVSWVLSYGEHAEVLAPASLRDEVGAAARRMAEKYGAKTS, encoded by the coding sequence TCGACGAGATGGCCGAGGAGACCGGAGTGGACCGCCGCACCGTCCACCGGGACCTGAACGTCATCCACGAGGCGGGGTATCCGCTGATTTCCGAATGGCTGAACGGTCGCAAGGCCTATCGCTTCCTCACCCGCTTCAAGGATGTCCCCCCCATCACCTTCACCCTCCAGGAGCTCATGGCTCTCTCCTTTTTCCGCTCCCAGCTCTCCTTTCTCGACGGAACTCCCTTCCGGGAGGATCTCGATGCGGTCTTCCGCAAGATCAATTCGGTGCTTCCCCCCCGCTACGCGGCCCACATGGAGCGGATCGCCGACGTGTCGCTGCCGCTTTTGCAGGGGCGGCGCGACTACGCCCCGGTGGCCGGGCACCTGGAGAGCCTGCGGGACGCCCTCATCTACCAGTACCGGGTGCGGCTCTCCTACCGGGGAGCGGGGAAGGGGAGGGCCAGCACCTACGAGGTGGACCCCTACACCCTGGTCTTCTACAAGGGGGGGCTCTACCTGGTGGGGTATGCCCATAACCGCCAGGCCCTGCGGACCTTTGCCGCCGAGCGGATCACCGGCGTGGAGGTGCGGAAGGAGCGCTTCGAGATTCCCGCCGACTACCGCCCCGAGGAGCGGCTCAGGGGGGCCTTCGGCATCGTGGAGGAGGAGCCCCTGGAGGTGATGATCCGCTTTTCCCCCGGGGTCGCCCACGCGGTCCGGGGGCGGGTCTGGCACCCGAGTCAGACGGAGCGGAGCGGAGCCGACGGAAGCCTCGTCCTCTCCTTCACTGCCGGAGGGAAAATGGAGATCGTCTCCTGGGTCCTCTCCTACGGCGAGCATGCCGAGGTGCTGGCGCCTGCCTCCCTGCGGGATGAGGTCGGCGCGGCGGCGCGGCGGATGGCTGAAAAATACGGGGCAAAGACTTCCTGA